ggcgacttccgccgcccctgcgcacgcgcggaccgtccggcctcagggcgcggaccgtccggccgtcaggcagaggacccaagctcctgcaccaggtcgcggaccgtccggccctaggccgcggaccgtccgcgcctgaccagagagcaccgccgcctcgcgccaggtcgcggaccgtccggctccgtgccgcggaccgtccgcgcctgaccagagagcaccgccgccggttcttcttgagtatttggcgctccgaaaaggtgtcaacagaTCTCTTCTTGTCACTTAAAACGATGGGGTGGTGATGTGATTTGGCACTCGCGTTCAACTATTTATCCCAGGCGCCAACAAGGACACGTAAAATGAGCGTCCAACTTCCTGTATCTCATATCTACTGGTTTCTCTCTTCTCCGCGGGTCTATATGTCACATGCGCATCCGCATGCGCGTTTGCCGGGCAAAATGTGCATGCACATCTAGCTCTCAGCTGCCTTGTAcaatagcagcagcagtagtaattCACAGTGGACTGGCAGTGACCTACTCGTACTGCGTTCGTATCTGCCTTCTGCCGTGGTCGGCCCGGCCGTGTATGCACCAGGTTAAAACGTTGAAATGCTTCATGAGTCGCAGAAATATATGCTGTCGCCCTATCTGCCGTTAGCGTGAGCATGAGAAGTTGTGAACCGAGGCTGTTCTGCTCCGTTCCACTGTCATGGTCACATCACTCTTTCATTCAGTTGCCCCGCGTTCGTCCAGAGCTGCCCAGTGTTTCACTTCACGCTCAGGTGCCCTATTTGTGCACGAGAAGGGTCTAAGAATGTAAGTATGCATTAGCTTTTAGCTACCTGCTGCTCATCGCGCTGTTTCCTCGGCTGCTCTCGGATTTGCCACGATGCCGCTCAGTGGCCACGCGCCCATGCCTCTGCACTGCTGGAAGTATTTGCCATCGTGTCAACGCTGGCGCCTGGCGGTAGTGCTCAGAGGGTGCCGTTCTCCGAGCGTCGGGAACCGCCCGCTGCACTGCTGGTCACTTACCGGAGACAATGAGTATGTCCATGTAAAAGTGATCCGTTTGCCTCGTCGATTACTTCCCCTCCCCCATATCACATCCCAGTCAATTATTGGGCGTGTTGAGTTCACGTGAACAGTGTCTTTCTTTTGTGAACATATCGTTTTTTTAAAATTGAGTTTGATCTCAATTCTAATCAACGATACACATGATTTATACTTCAAAAACATTTCGGTTGTGAGCTCATGCCGCTCACCTCCAGCGAGATTGTGAACCAACATAACAGTTCGGTGACCCACACAGTACTACATATTTTGCTAGCTCTTTAAGtcattaagggctagtttggaaactataTTTTCTCAAGAGATTCCAGCAGAAAAAAGAATGCTGCACTGACTTTTGAACGGTTGACTATGGTCAAAATTCAGCGAGAAATAAAGAACACAAGGATCAATGAGTTACTGCTAAGTTTATGAACTTTCCACCTACAACACACGTTCAGAGATTGTGGAACAAGACCCCGGGTTCACACTCGTACCTTGGACGCGGCTTCCTTGATCTGTTCAATCGTGAACACCCCAAAGAAGCTGTCGTCTATGACTCCGTTGATTACAGCATAGGCAACATCATCCACGCTCACAGGGGGTGCAAGGATTAGGTCAGAGGCAGGCAGCGAGCTCAACGGCTTGGTGAAGTTTTCGACAGAGGAGAGCAACTTCTCCAATGGTTGTCCGACAGCGTCGAGTGGTACCTCGAAGCCATTTACTTTCCTTTTACCGTAAATGAAGCCTGGCCTCAACACGACACCTGTAAAAGAAAAAAGGCAGGTCCGGTATATGACAAGGATACATTGAGTTCGAGAGAGAAACCTGACAACAAATGGTGTGAAGTATTTCTAACCCGAGGCTGGGTATTTGGAAAGGACTTCAGATTCTGCCTTTCTCTTGCCAGTGAAGTAACCCGATGTAAGAAGAAAGGATGGAAGGTTGTAGTCATGGACGGAGATTAAAATGAATTTTGGGACTCCTGTAAATGAATGCATGAGTATAATATTAATCACATgctcttttatttatttcattccaAAAGAAAAGGGTGTGGTAAAACATCATTCCGCTTCTTTCTCTTTGATGTCATTCCTTTGAGAAGATTAAATCCAAAAAGACAATCCAAGTTTTGTTGTTTACACTAGATGTACCTGACACTTGAGAAGTTACAAACTACCAGATCGCTATAGTTTGGTTTGAACAAACTTAGTTCAGTCACATCAATCTCATGAAAAAATTTCTATATTGGCCTATCAGTGTTGTAGTGCACTACATAATACTCAACTGTTTGGTGTGCAGCAGGTGCCCACGGGTTGACCACCTTGTGGCCCTCCTAGATTATGCTTTGGGTCATTTGATAGGTTCTATTTTTTAGCCGGTGGTGTTATAGGTGTAAGCCGCCGTCGGCAGATGTTCTTGGTCCCTtttggacctttatcttcttaatataatgatgcacgTTCGAGGAAAAAAAAATACTTACCATTTTCTTttgcagcatttactgctatgacATTTGCCTCACCATTTATCCTTTTCATTTGTTCTTCATTGCCAAACCCTCCAAGGGTAGACACAACAGCAGTAGCCCCAACCAATACTTCATCCCATCTTGCATAGAAAACATCTCCTACATCACATTAAGGTGCTTAACTGAATATTAGAGTGGCAGACAACATGTAAATTGCAAACTCTTGAAAGTATATTATCTCGATGTGAGTCTACAATGTATTACAAGAACAAGGTGACAACAAGAAATCCAGTTTATTCTCTGTTGCACTTTGTTAAAGTAGTTTTTCATGAAAAAGAGCCATCACTTTGTTAAAGTAGTTTTTCATGAATAAAGAGCCATGCAGTAAGCCTGTGagagcgaaagggcctctagccgagttggttaggtggtctgaataGCACTTCTCAGGTTCTAGGTTCGACTCCCCGTGAGAGCGAATTTCaggttgtggttaaaaaaatcccctcgtctgtcccacgctaaagcacaggtctaaggctcagGCCCGGTCGCGGTCattctcacatgggcttcgatgccgTTGTATaatgggtggggcaggggttcgggggttttctccACCTGTGTGAaaaggtcttcttcttaatacaatattTGAGGGTTGTCTTATCCCCCGCAGGTCAAGTAAGCCTATGAGAAAggctaaaaataaagaaacatatTATTTTGCAATAACCAACATGTCTCAGAACTAGAAGCAATTGGACATCAATAACAAGATTGTATAAACTTAAAAGAATTCCCTTGTACAATTTATTTGAATATCCCAAACAAAGCATGAAGAATGATGTAAAAAAGGGGCACGCCCACTAccggaggctcccacatgagtggggtcaGAGGAAGAGATAAACCGAGACAAGCCTTCTTCCCGCAAATGCGGAGAGGCTGCTTCAAACTGATAACTTGGTGACTTAGTGAGACAGATCTCACCACGGCAGCAGGCCTGATAGAATAATGTCAATGCAAATTTTGTTTATTGAGTacaagtacgacagggatcatacaTACATTTCTTACATAACAGCTATTAGCCTATTACTCTAAATAAGAATCTAATTATTATCATTCTCTATTCAGTCTTATCCCCAATCACTTGATAAAGCTATAATCTGGGAGACAGACCATCAACATTAACACACTAGACACAACAGGTTAGGGGAGTCAAGAAGTTAACTAAAGTGAGGGAGGAAAATCTAATAATCAAGTTCGTATAACAACATATAATACCATAAATGTACCTGGCAGCCAATTGACTTGATCAACCCAGGGATCAGAGTAAGATGGTCTTCCTGACCTGCCCATCAACACACAATTACGTAGAatgtgtaaatttgtacataatgCAGGTTTGATACCCAGAGAACTGTATCCACCTCTCATTTTTCATTACCAAACAGAAATATTGAACCAATTTAGTAAAATTAAGGGGCATCTAAAGAAATATATACTATTCTATTAAAAACCTAATGTGGGCACCAGGTGATACCACGGCTTCACACTCCGCGCTGACACTCTAGGCCCACCCACAACACCGcgcaaaaaatagtgcagagcGAGCACTCGAATCCACGCCCCCTTCTCCAGAAATTTAGGGCTAACCACCAGACCACACGTACCTTAGTGTTTAAAAATAAACAATAGTTATATTTGAATAATATCtcaatacctatttatatgataATCCCTCCGTCCCAATATATAAAGTGTAACCACCTCTAGTTCAAAGACCAAGAAATATATTTAATTCTCTCTATACCACTGCATTGATGTACGTATACATAGAGAGAGTACGTCTTATATTGTTGGACAAGAATAAATGTGGTTATGCCTTATATTATGGGACGGGGGGAGTATATAATAAACGTAGCAAAGCACGGGCAACTGGCTAGTCAATAGATGAAGAACCTAAACTAAAAATTGCTTAAAATATGCTGAAAATGGTAAAAGTTGCAACTGCTTCATAGTGAGTTGATTTATATATCACCTATTTGCTTCTACAGGGTATACAGCACAGAAATGTTCTTCACATAGAAGAGCAAAAGAAGTACCTGCTGAAGCTCACAACCTCAATGCCTTTGGATACAGCAGCTCTGCAAATCGCAGAACCAACGAATCCACTTCCTCCTAACACCACAATCTGCAACCGTCGAGAAACAGTTCAGAGTGGTGGGTGAAATCGTCTTAAATAATCTAACATAAACTGAGCTAGAGAACTTCGGCTGCTTGCCTTCTCCGTCTTAACATCAGCGACAATATCTATCGGAGTGGAAGAGTAGTCTTCTCTCACATCCGATGCGGCGAACCTACACTTGGTACGGAGCCTGCGCGATCAAGAGAAACCATGTCACCACGAAATTTTGCAGAAAAGAGGAACGCATGCGCCAGGTGAGAAGGGTCAGCAGGGGCCAGGGGGCCCATAAGATAACCTAGAGAATGGGGCCGCTGGAGCCGTCCGAACCGCCGGCGCCGCTGCTACCGCGGCCACGCATCGGGGAGGCGGAAGGGGTGAATTCGCCAGCGCCGGCGGCCGGACGAGGATCGGCGAGGGGGCCATGGGTTTCTCCGCTCGATGGACCTGGGCTGGCGGAGGTGTGAGCGCGAGGGCGCAACGGCAGCGGCGAGCCGGGAACGGCCGGCAGGTGGTGGTGCAGAGCGTGTCCGCGTGGGCAGTGTGGGGCTGCTTCGCGTTTCCGGTCCGGTGGCGTGGGGTGTGGGGCTGCTGGAACAGAACCGGACGACTGGAGTGAGGCGTCCCGCTAGCCGCTGCCACGTCGCTCAGTTGTTTTCGTGTGGATTTCTGCTCGGGAACAAGTAGGGCCGTTTGGATCACAGGATTTCCGAAGGAACCCCGTATTGTTTGGAACGGAGCCTTCTCATCAAGTTTCCTTACGTTTTTGATGAACCAATGTTCTATGTTTTTTATTCCTCTATTTTAAGTTTTTAACACTGTTACTTCTGTCTCTTTCTTATGTTCTATTCATTTCCTCTTTTGTATTTCTATGTTCCAAACACGGCATAAACAGCGAGCCACAGAAAAATATGACATCTGGTCCCGATCTGATTGGACGGCCAGGAGGTTTGGATGCTGTTTAATTGCAACGAATGGGACTGGACAAAATATGTAATTGTAAATAAAGTAATTATACGTTTATAACTCAAAAGGTCAGAATGTGCATATATATAAAGCAATAGAGGTAGGAGAATGAACTCCATTCGTTATATGTGTATAAGTTCATCTTCATCTATTTGAATATCGACGTAAAAATTAAGAGTTAAAACGACTACTATTTTGGAACGGACGGAGTAGGACGCAAAATGAATATCAGACATCTACAGTTTCAGTATGTTATTCACTCAGCAGATCATGTATACATTCTCTCATTAGTTGAATGAGCAAACCATATTTTTCAATGCAAGAATAGATTCTTAAAAAATAGAATGCATGTAAACATTACATGATATCTACACAACATAAATGTAAACATTAAAAATGGGGCAACGAAGAATCGTGGCTCTGGCCGCCTCTCTTCCTGGTCGACAGACAATACAACAGTCCTTCACAAAGTTCAGTTCGCTTGTAAT
This portion of the Zea mays cultivar B73 chromosome 2, Zm-B73-REFERENCE-NAM-5.0, whole genome shotgun sequence genome encodes:
- the LOC100274377 gene encoding 3-beta hydroxysteroid dehydrogenase/isomerase family protein — protein: MAPSPILVRPPALANSPLPPPRCVAAVAAAPAVRTAPAAPFSRLRTKCRFAASDVREDYSSTPIDIVADVKTEKIVVLGGSGFVGSAICRAAVSKGIEVVSFSRSGRPSYSDPWVDQVNWLPGDVFYARWDEVLVGATAVVSTLGGFGNEEQMKRINGEANVIAVNAAKENGVPKFILISVHDYNLPSFLLTSGYFTGKRKAESEVLSKYPASGVVLRPGFIYGKRKVNGFEVPLDAVGQPLEKLLSSVENFTKPLSSLPASDLILAPPVSVDDVAYAVINGVIDDSFFGVFTIEQIKEAASKVRV